Part of the Leptolyngbya sp. BL0902 genome, GCGGCGTTTGAGCAGTTCACGCCGGATCTGGTGATCCTCGATGTGAACCTGCCCGACACCAACGGCTACGACCTCTGCAAGGAGATGCAATCTCGCACGGGGGTGTTTGTACTGATGCTGACCAGCCGCACCGACGAAGCGGATAAAATTCGCGGTTTTGCCGAAGGGGCCGATGACTACCTCACCAAGCCCTTCAGCCTGTTAGAACTGGAGGTGCGGGTGGGGGCCATCCTCAAGCGCCAGCGCCCCGTCACCGCCGCCGAGCAGCAATGCCTCTCCTTCGACAGCCTAGTGATTGACCCGGTACGGCGAGAGGTGATGCTCGATCATGACCTGGTGCCCCTCACGGCCCTAGAGTTTGACTTGCTGCACTTCTTGGCCAGTCATCCGGGCCGGGTGTGGCGACGGGCGGAGCTGATCCAAAAGGTCTGGGACTATGACTACGTGGGCGACCAGCGGGTGGTGGATGTCCATGTGGGGCAAATTCGCAAAAAAA contains:
- a CDS encoding response regulator transcription factor, with translation MAEAKILVVDDDPAIRNLIYRFLSKQDYTMEAAEDGKKALAAFEQFTPDLVILDVNLPDTNGYDLCKEMQSRTGVFVLMLTSRTDEADKIRGFAEGADDYLTKPFSLLELEVRVGAILKRQRPVTAAEQQCLSFDSLVIDPVRREVMLDHDLVPLTALEFDLLHFLASHPGRVWRRAELIQKVWDYDYVGDQRVVDVHVGQIRKKIEKDINEPALIQTVRGVGYKFEPPHGVTEGQASA